The Maylandia zebra isolate NMK-2024a linkage group LG4, Mzebra_GT3a, whole genome shotgun sequence genome includes a window with the following:
- the odad4 gene encoding outer dynein arm-docking complex subunit 4 isoform X2: protein MQKLHLKETTRFLRGHKLRPQMQEFRLGIQKAQEAIENSVGSPSNVKLEIKGDLSFLNIGGERAKPIAAIQNLTKKKNQKTEKTPKSEKTTKQLLGEFYSDKKYLENLMKDEDLIEGTTKSGEKVKDIIQRCLSYLDTCTEFWHQEKPTSAQEMRQKFMQEKCTKRRNSALSSGFLLKSLDEIDREFMSGNAEGTLKKAEEVMKMVQRWSEKEVPNKKEVLGTLHSCIGNALVDLGNMDKALEHHQKDLELAKQCKLPGALSRALDNIGRVYVRNEEFAEAIQVWEKKLPLVCSDLEKTWLLHEIGLCYLKLDHHEEARDYGVRSVAAADGIADKKWQLNANVLVAQSELKLGNYESCVTHFERALSYAKLLEDDSAMDAIEKALHEAKQHLTQ from the exons ATGCAGAAGCTTCACTTAAAAGAGACAACTCGTTTTTTGAG AGGCCATAAACTACGTCCACAAATGCAGGAGTTCAGACTGGGTATCCAGAAAGCACAGGAGGCCATAGAAAACTCTGTTGGCA GTCCTTCCAATGTGAAATTGGAGATTAAAGGAGACCTGTCATTTCTCAACATAGGTGGTGAG AGGGCCAAACCAATTGCAGCTATCCAGAATCtcacaaagaagaaaaatcagaaGACTGAGAAAACCCCAAAGAGTGAAAAGACAACCAAACAACTTCTGGGCGAGTTTTATAGTGACAAGAAATATCTAGAAAATCTGATGAAAGATGAAG ACTTGATAGAAGGTACAACAAAGAGTGGGGAGAAGGTGAAGGACATCATTCAGAGATGTCTGTCTTACCTTGACACTTGCACTGAATTTTGGCACCAGGAGAAGCCTACTTCTGCACAAGAAATGAGGCAGAAGTTCATGCAAGAGAAATGTACAAAGCGCCGTAATAGCGCACTCTCTTCtggatttctgctgaaaagcctGGATGAAATTGACAGAG AGTTTATGTCCGGAAATGCAGAAGGCACTCTGAAGAAGGCAGAAGAAGTCATGAAGATGGTGCAGAGGTGGTCTGAGAAAGAGGTTCCTAATAAAAAAGAGGTTTTGGGCACCTTGCACAGTTGCATTGGCAATGCTTTAGTTGACCTGGGAAACATGGACAAAGCATTGGAGCATCATCAGAAAGACCTGGAGTTGGCCAAACAGTG CAAGCTCCCAGGAGCACTGTCCAGAGCTCTGGACAACATTGGCCGAGTCTATGTTCGAAATGAAGAGTTTGCAGAGGCCATTCAAGT CTGGGAAAAGAAGCTTCCGCTGGTTTGCAGTGATTTGGAGAAGACATGGTTGTTACATGAGATCGGTTTGTGTTACCTGAAGCTCGATCACCACGAAGAAGCTCGAGATTATGGCGTCCGTTCAGTAGCTGCTGCTGATGGAATCGCCGATAAGAAGTGGCAGTTGAATGCCAATGTTTTGGTTGCACAGTCAGAAT TGAAGCTTGGAAACTATGAATCTTGTGTCACCCACTTTGAAAGAGCTTTGTCCTATGCCAAACTTCTAGAAGATGATTCTGCCATGGATGCTATTGAGAAG GCCCTTCATGAAGCAAAGCAACACCTAACACAATGA
- the odad4 gene encoding outer dynein arm-docking complex subunit 4 isoform X1, with product MANIDADLEDQQSKGVFATLMADGKWMYQAGEYKKAIDSFTEALALKPSDKQCFVARSRCYLKMGGFDNALRDAEASLKRDNSFFEGLYLKAEALYYMGEFEFALVFYHRGHKLRPQMQEFRLGIQKAQEAIENSVGSPSNVKLEIKGDLSFLNIGGERAKPIAAIQNLTKKKNQKTEKTPKSEKTTKQLLGEFYSDKKYLENLMKDEDLIEGTTKSGEKVKDIIQRCLSYLDTCTEFWHQEKPTSAQEMRQKFMQEKCTKRRNSALSSGFLLKSLDEIDREFMSGNAEGTLKKAEEVMKMVQRWSEKEVPNKKEVLGTLHSCIGNALVDLGNMDKALEHHQKDLELAKQCKLPGALSRALDNIGRVYVRNEEFAEAIQVWEKKLPLVCSDLEKTWLLHEIGLCYLKLDHHEEARDYGVRSVAAADGIADKKWQLNANVLVAQSELKLGNYESCVTHFERALSYAKLLEDDSAMDAIEKALHEAKQHLTQ from the exons atggcaaacatcGACGCAGACCTCGAAGACCAGCAATCTAAGGGCGTATTCGCAACTTTAATGGCCGATGGGAAATGGATGTACCAGGCAGGAGAGTATAAAAAAGCTATAGACAGCTTCACAGAG gCACTGGCTTTAAAGCCTAGTGACAAGCAGTGCTTTGTTGCTCGGTCCAGATGTTACCTGAAGATGGGAGGGTTTGACAACGCTTTGAGAGATGCAGAAGCTTCACTTAAAAGAGACAACTCGTTTTTTGAG GGTTTGTACCTGAAGGCAGAAGCTTTATACTACATGGGAGAATTTGAATTTGCCCTGGTGTTTTACCACAGAGGCCATAAACTACGTCCACAAATGCAGGAGTTCAGACTGGGTATCCAGAAAGCACAGGAGGCCATAGAAAACTCTGTTGGCA GTCCTTCCAATGTGAAATTGGAGATTAAAGGAGACCTGTCATTTCTCAACATAGGTGGTGAG AGGGCCAAACCAATTGCAGCTATCCAGAATCtcacaaagaagaaaaatcagaaGACTGAGAAAACCCCAAAGAGTGAAAAGACAACCAAACAACTTCTGGGCGAGTTTTATAGTGACAAGAAATATCTAGAAAATCTGATGAAAGATGAAG ACTTGATAGAAGGTACAACAAAGAGTGGGGAGAAGGTGAAGGACATCATTCAGAGATGTCTGTCTTACCTTGACACTTGCACTGAATTTTGGCACCAGGAGAAGCCTACTTCTGCACAAGAAATGAGGCAGAAGTTCATGCAAGAGAAATGTACAAAGCGCCGTAATAGCGCACTCTCTTCtggatttctgctgaaaagcctGGATGAAATTGACAGAG AGTTTATGTCCGGAAATGCAGAAGGCACTCTGAAGAAGGCAGAAGAAGTCATGAAGATGGTGCAGAGGTGGTCTGAGAAAGAGGTTCCTAATAAAAAAGAGGTTTTGGGCACCTTGCACAGTTGCATTGGCAATGCTTTAGTTGACCTGGGAAACATGGACAAAGCATTGGAGCATCATCAGAAAGACCTGGAGTTGGCCAAACAGTG CAAGCTCCCAGGAGCACTGTCCAGAGCTCTGGACAACATTGGCCGAGTCTATGTTCGAAATGAAGAGTTTGCAGAGGCCATTCAAGT CTGGGAAAAGAAGCTTCCGCTGGTTTGCAGTGATTTGGAGAAGACATGGTTGTTACATGAGATCGGTTTGTGTTACCTGAAGCTCGATCACCACGAAGAAGCTCGAGATTATGGCGTCCGTTCAGTAGCTGCTGCTGATGGAATCGCCGATAAGAAGTGGCAGTTGAATGCCAATGTTTTGGTTGCACAGTCAGAAT TGAAGCTTGGAAACTATGAATCTTGTGTCACCCACTTTGAAAGAGCTTTGTCCTATGCCAAACTTCTAGAAGATGATTCTGCCATGGATGCTATTGAGAAG GCCCTTCATGAAGCAAAGCAACACCTAACACAATGA
- the cnp gene encoding 2',3'-cyclic-nucleotide 3'-phosphodiesterase, giving the protein MDTEKSGEVLGASETPQQAETAVEKAAVETPVESTELEKSPAAEEATGKMAVHGQESEVVKEMEALSVTDKVAMPTEKADADSVPGAAASQQPEESSEKKISEQQPENNPESLALQTPLAESAPEPAPEKAAESVPEIKVQTLPDSAMTQQPVDTQPPGPKEKEQAESVGELQKAMDTEAEGDSGAKPKEKEEAKPEETVVVSDTSSEKPAEAEMLKTEASAEVGNVSPESEPQKEEDIVPASGSLSFAFLEQEQTKDALRISRTLVVLRGLPGSGKTFLARAIADTYKDHCTVISADDHGVKPEKPESNAEGYKALDEAVVARCTDGNSSSVLIVVDDTNHTQDRLARLGEIAEENNLVAIFLEPKTEWNRDLGQLTKKTKRGLEEAHLAAMKGPLEEVSLPLYFGWFLLSSIQDKIKCTSMDFLKTLDTLEAFKKHLIDFSGKAEEVDLEQYFQPTGILHCTTKFCNYGKAEGAKEYAEKQAVKDSYGSIFNLSLGALFVTPRTFGARVSLTEEQLQLWPADADAEKQVESVPAAASLPLGSRAHVTLGCAEGVEPVQTGIDLLEILTLQQEGQQGEQVEEMELGTLTYYGTGKWLLNLREPISAPACFSSFYGCKEPEPTKKDHEKKKKPKCMIL; this is encoded by the exons ATGGATACTGAGAAGAGTGGTGAGGTTTTAGGTGCGTCAGAGACTCCACAGCAAGCGGAGACTGCAGTGGAAAAAGCAGCTGTGGAGACGCCAGTGGAATCCACAGAGCTTGAGAAGTCACCAGCTGCTGAGGAAGCAACTGGGAAGATGGCAGTACATGGTCAGGAAAGCGAGGTCGTGAAAGAAATGGAGGCGCTGAGTGTGACAGACAAGGTGGCGATGCCCACAGAAAAAGCTGATGCAGACTCGGTGCCTGGCGCAGCAGCGTCACAGCAACCAGAAGAGTCATCTGAAAAGAAAATCTCTGAACAGCAGCCAGAGAACAACCCAGAATCTTTGGCTTTGCAAACGCCCCTGGCAGAGAGCGCCCCTGAACCAGCGCCAGAGAAAGCGGCCGAATCTGTTCCAGAAATAAAAGTGCAAACATTACCTGACTCGGCCATGACACAGCAGCCAGTAGATACACAGCCACCGGGCCCAAAAGAGAAGGAACAAGCTGAGTCTGTGGGAGAACTGCAAAAAGCAATGGATACTGAGGCTGAAGGTGACTCCGGAGCTAAGCCTAAGGAGAAGGAAGAAGCCAAACCAGAAGAGACTGTTGTGGTGTCTGACACTTCTTCAGAAAAGCCAGCAGAAGCTGAAATGCTAAAGACTGAGGCTTCAGCAGAAGTTGGAAATGTGAGCCCTGAGTCGGAGCCTCAAAAAGAAGAGGATATCGTCCCAGCTTCTGGCTCTCTGTCTTTTGCCTTTTTAGAACAGGAGCAGACCAAAGATGCCCTCCGAATCTCTCGTACCCTTGTTGTCCTTAGAGGCCTTCCAGGGAGCGGTAAAACCTTTTTGGCACGTGCCATAGCCGACACCTACAAAGACCACTGCACCGTCATTAGTGCTGATGACCATGGTGTTAAACCTGAAAAACCAGAATCTAATGCAGAGGGCTACAAAGCACTGGATGAAGCTGTAGTTGCTCGTTGCACAGACGGAAACTCTTCCTCTGTGCTGATAGTGGTAGACGACACCAACCACACCCAGGATCGCCTGGCCCGTCTAGGAGAGATTGCCGAGGAGAACAATCTTGTTGCTATCTTCTTGGAGCCAAAAACTGAATGGAACAGAGATCTTGGACAGCTGACCAAGAAGACCAAGCGTGGCCTAGAGGAAGCCCATCTGGCAGCCATGAAAGGACCACTTGAAGAAGTGTCCCTTCCTCTTTACTTTGGCTGGTTCCTTCTGTCCTCTATCCAGGACAAGATTAAATGCACGTCAATGGACTTCCTGAAAACACTGGACACCTTGGAGGCCTTCAAGAAACATTTGATTGACT TTTCAGGAAAAGCTGAGGAGGTGGACCTTGAGCAGTACTTTCAACCAACAGGAATTCTCCATTGCACTACGAAATTCTGTAACTATGGAAAAGCTGAGGGTGCCAAAGAATATGCAGAGAAACAG GCTGTAAAAGATTCCTATGGTTCCATCTTCAATCTGTCACTTGGTGCCCTCTTTGTAACCCCTCGCACATTTGGTGCCAGAGTGTCTCTCACTGAGGAACAGCTTCAGTTGTGGCCAGCTGATGCTGATGCTGAAAAGCAGGTGGAGTCGGTCCCCGCAGCTGCCTCACTGCCTCTGGGAAGCCGCGCCCATGTCACTCTGGGCTGCGCAGAGGGTGTCGAGCCCGTTCAGACGGGCATCGATCTGCTGGAAATCTTGACCCTGCAGCAGGAAGGCCAGCAGGGGGAGCAAGTTGAAGAGATGGAGCTCGGCACGCTGACCTATTACGGTACGGGAAAGTGGCTGCTCAACCTCAGAGAGCCAATTAGTGCACCAGCCTGCTTCTCCAGCTTCTACGGGTGCAAGGAACCTGAGCCGACCAAAAAAGACCacgagaagaaaaagaagccaaaGTGTATGATCTTGTAA